A genomic segment from Etheostoma spectabile isolate EspeVRDwgs_2016 chromosome 11, UIUC_Espe_1.0, whole genome shotgun sequence encodes:
- the il1rl2 gene encoding interleukin-1 receptor type 1 — MTAAGSVFLLAALLSPAFTVAHNHSVAADTYHVSVGHLFLLKCLFLDNVTWSREGSHNLSLPNGVEVRDGLLWFLPVQMSHRGSYTCETRGKTGLSRMTFEVSVSSEECPDPSETTFITRDVSGSLPCKQAEIFKLKNTQKIRWMKDCHPVERPGKPISVDKSGNMRLPAASERDAGKYTCFVDIRLDGRNYTAARSIQLAINNDTVFVEPELVSPKQEVVVVEEGMRVELQCSAYIGVSENKETEMFWYVGKTASDDCEGLQVSWKYIHKQGRVFGQSTLTISKVLRQYLNVPISCHVVNPVGSKVGVVLLQEADHSALYTRVALCLAASLAVLALAAAFLFFKVDLVLAYRKLLRHFSKQQAPDGKLYDAYVSYLRSDTWCSSETASLALQVLPEVLEKQHGYSLYIRGRDDCPGEAVHDAIAVTVRQCRRLIIILSSEMQSSPDGKTDKEPLHANQNQLCYEQTVGLYDALTKNDPRVILVEIDGLVDYSCMPESLRYIKRKQGALKWKKPSLGTHKLTKLRSNRNFWKNLRYHMPSVPAGRLQTIV; from the exons ACCACAGTGTGGCGGCAGACACATACCATGTGAGTGTTGGCCACCTCTTTCTGCTGAAGTGCCTCTTTCTTGACAACGTGACCTGGAGCAGAGAGGGGAGCCACAACCTGAGCCTGCCCAACGGAGTGGAAGTCAGGGATGGGTTACTGTGGTTTCTACCTGTGCAGATGTCTCATAGAGGATCCTACACCTGTGAGACAAG GGGAAAGACTGGATTATCGAGGATGACATTTGAGGTGTCAGTGTCCAGTGAAGAGTGTCCCGATCCATCTGAAACCACATTCATCACCCGGGATGTCAGTGGGAGTCTTCCTTGCAAGCAGGCAGAGAttttcaaactgaaaaacacacaaaagataaGATGGATGAAG gactGCCACCCAGTGGAGCGGCCAGGGAAGCCCATCTCTGTGGATAAGAGTGGTAATATGAGACTGCCTGCGGCCTCAGAGAGGGATGCTGGGAAATACACCTGCTTTGTAGACATTAGATTGGACGGCAGGAATTACACCGCAGCACGCAGCATCCAGCTGGCTATCAACAATG ACACTGTTTTTGTGGAGCCTGAGTTGGTGTCTCCTAAACAGGAAGTGGTTGTGGTTGAAGAAG GTATGAGAGTGGAGCTGCAGTGTTCAGCCTACATAGGCGTCAGTGAGAACAAGGAGACTGAAATGTTTTGGTATGTTGGCAAGACTGCGTCCGATGACTGCGAGGGACTTCAAGTGTCCTGGAAATA TATTCACAAACAAGGCCGGGTGTTTGGTCAGTCCACTCTGACCATCTCTAAAGTTCTGCGTCAGTACCTGAACGTCCCCATTTCTTGCCACGTAGTGAACCCAGTTGGAAGCAAAGTCGGTGTGGTGTTGCTTCAAGAAG CCGACCACAGTGCCCTCTATACCAGAGTGGCTCTCTGCCTCGCGGCCTCCCTGGCGGTTCTGGCCCTGGCGGCTGCCTTCCTCTTCTTTAAAGTTGATTTGGTGTTGGCTTACAGGAAACTGTTGAGACATTTTTCCAAACAGCAAG CTCCAGATGGGAAGCTCTACGACGCCTATGTGAGCTACCTCCGTTCCGACACCTGGTGTTCATCTGAAACGGCGAGCTTAGCCCTCCAGGTCCTTCCTGAGGTGCTGGAGAAACAACATGGCTACTCCCTGTACATCAGAGGACGGGACGACTGCCCTGGAGAAG CTGTGCATGACGCCATTGCTGTTACAGTGCGCCAGTGCCGAAGACTGATAATTATCCTGTCTTCTGAGATGCAATCTTCCCCTGatggaaaaacagacaaagagcCCTTGCATGCCAACCAAAACCAGCTGTGCTATGAGCAGACAGTTGGCCTTTATGACGCTTTGACCAAGAACGACCCAAGGGTGATTCTGGTGGAAATCG ATGGTCTGGTGGATTACAGTTGCATGCCAGAGTCTCTGCGCTATATCAAGAGGAAACAAGGGGCTCTGAAGTGGAAGAAACCCTCCCTTGGAACCCACAAACTCACCAAGTTGCGCTCAAACAGAAACTTCTGGAAGAATCTGAGGTACCACATGCCCTCAGTGCCTGCAGGGAGACTGCAGACTATCGTCTAA